A single region of the Mechercharimyces sp. CAU 1602 genome encodes:
- a CDS encoding stage V sporulation protein AE, whose product MGTRKVILVTDGDRIACQVLEQMARRIGGRCISTSAGNPTPLTGAKIVKRIKQAKHDPVLVMFDDCGARGVGQGELSLKYVARHPEIEILGVIAVASHSRMTRWARVDVAMDRWGRKARFGVDKNGFPLRAKAGQKEPRIYGDTVGVLNEIEEIPLIVGIGDIGKMDQHDHIEMGSPVTMKAIRLILAKWK is encoded by the coding sequence ATGGGAACACGAAAGGTAATCTTAGTGACAGACGGGGATCGCATCGCATGTCAGGTGCTAGAGCAGATGGCGCGTCGTATTGGGGGACGTTGCATCTCTACATCAGCAGGAAATCCGACTCCCTTAACGGGGGCAAAGATTGTAAAACGTATCAAACAGGCGAAACATGATCCAGTGTTAGTGATGTTTGATGATTGTGGAGCCCGTGGAGTAGGACAGGGAGAGCTTTCGCTCAAATATGTGGCGAGACATCCAGAAATCGAGATTTTAGGTGTAATTGCGGTTGCTTCGCATAGTCGTATGACTCGTTGGGCGCGAGTAGATGTTGCGATGGATCGTTGGGGACGCAAAGCTAGGTTTGGAGTAGATAAGAATGGGTTTCCTCTACGTGCGAAAGCAGGACAGAAAGAGCCTCGCATTTATGGGGATACGGTGGGGGTATTAAATGAAATTGAAGAGATTCCTTTAATTGTTGGGATCGGGGATATAGGAAAGATGGATCAACATGATCATATAGAGATGGGTTCACCTGTTACGATGAAGGCGATTCGCCTGATTTTAGCTAAATGGAAATAA
- a CDS encoding DUF1428 family protein, which yields MYVLIHIYRIKKQNISSFLRVQQAMSHMMKQHGAVDDATYRTNECSGIEPLTAGERIYTRISRFQHREHYEQVMNKVEKDRRMTVLMEEMERYIKLEQLVKSCSQRIV from the coding sequence ATGTACGTGCTCATACATATTTATCGCATAAAAAAGCAGAATATTTCATCTTTCTTGCGGGTACAACAAGCGATGTCGCATATGATGAAACAACATGGGGCTGTTGATGATGCAACTTATCGGACAAATGAATGTAGCGGGATAGAACCACTTACAGCAGGAGAAAGGATATATACGAGGATTAGCCGTTTTCAACATCGGGAGCATTATGAGCAAGTGATGAACAAGGTGGAAAAAGATCGACGAATGACGGTGTTGATGGAGGAGATGGAGCGGTATATTAAATTAGAGCAGTTGGTAAAAAGTTGTTCACAGCGCATTGTGTAG
- a CDS encoding acetoacetate decarboxylase family protein, whose translation MKPLLHYDESMLDNREKFDDDFFKRFELRHGEQPLQLDDHISKNYLFPTFYSDVTCAIGIFFCSYEKAERMMIDPRMKPIRMPKGRSLVIFSCYEYKNVLGIPPYNEIAMTIPVMVDAGWNPPVLPMVLEKLFPSFGYYVFSMPVTSLENRIRGHKIWGLPKEVQEITITNTANQCVTEAKEEDGTPYFQLSIPTEGKLTSFDVSSHLYSKLEGELLKSETHFKGNFHVQKNMKSLWQTGGKVENPILKIGDSPSGKVLQELEIEEVPFQTRYTKSMNSCFDLAKEKVGVKS comes from the coding sequence ATGAAGCCGTTATTACACTACGACGAATCTATGTTGGATAACCGTGAAAAATTTGATGATGACTTCTTTAAGAGATTCGAGCTGAGGCATGGTGAACAGCCGCTACAGTTGGATGATCATATTAGTAAAAACTATCTATTCCCCACTTTTTATAGCGATGTAACATGTGCGATTGGAATCTTCTTTTGTAGTTATGAGAAAGCAGAAAGAATGATGATCGATCCGCGGATGAAGCCGATTCGAATGCCAAAAGGGCGTTCACTCGTTATTTTTTCTTGCTATGAGTATAAGAATGTTTTGGGGATTCCCCCATACAACGAGATCGCGATGACAATTCCGGTCATGGTAGATGCCGGTTGGAATCCACCGGTGCTACCGATGGTGTTGGAGAAATTATTCCCCTCTTTCGGGTATTATGTGTTTTCGATGCCGGTCACATCGTTGGAAAACCGGATTCGGGGACATAAGATCTGGGGATTGCCGAAAGAGGTACAGGAGATTACGATAACGAATACAGCGAACCAATGTGTTACCGAAGCAAAAGAAGAAGATGGGACTCCCTATTTTCAGCTATCCATTCCTACCGAAGGAAAGCTAACCTCGTTTGATGTTTCTTCTCACCTCTATTCGAAGCTGGAGGGAGAGTTATTAAAGAGTGAGACTCATTTCAAGGGAAATTTTCATGTTCAGAAAAATATGAAGAGCTTATGGCAAACTGGTGGGAAGGTAGAAAACCCGATTTTGAAAATTGGAGATTCACCGAGCGGAAAAGTGTTGCAAGAGCTTGAGATTGAAGAGGTACCCTTTCAAACACGCTATACGAAGAGTATGAATAGCTGTTTTGATTTGGCTAAGGAAAAAGTGGGAGTCAAATCGTAA
- a CDS encoding SBBP repeat-containing protein → MRNSFMKATSPSQLYPFQQQIDTSGAPYYEVRKKEGSLFFYTDRMTLAFTNEKPLTLHFLQHQSNINMRGLHASPNANQFRELIYYDIWPSIDLSFSHENDQLKYTLTVHPTASPSHIRFHYEGANAIHLSSEGSLNVFTPHGLLREQKPISYQKQGDIRTTIPSSFHLHEDSTFGFHVDNYDQTVPLIIDPIVFYASYLGGRLNEDGTAITVDSAGNAYLTGNTSSSDFPVTSGAFQTIKGIVTPIQVFDAFITKVGANGASLVYSTFLGGRANDIGIDIALDSDDNAYVTGLTGSTDFPITSGAFQTRPSGCFVTKLNSTGSSLVYSTFLGGTGNLDIGNGITVNTMGNAYVTGTADSFNFPTTSGAFQTQRMLGGSDGFITKFSVDGSSLVYSTLLGGRGIDEATGIAIDDTENAYIFGQTTSFDFPVTSGAFQTSKAGAMDTFITKLNSTGSALIYSTYLGGTENDFSAGISLDGGNNAYVIGTTSSSNFPTTTNAFQDIFQGASDVFVSKLNMEGSSLVYSTFLGGSGRDRGRQIAVNSFGSAWVTGVTFSTNFPVTPDAFQDSRNGNSDAFITQISYSGQGITFSSYLGGSGAEEGNGIALDPVGDAYVTGCTSSQNFPVTFRVFQPRSGGDQDAFVAKIGEGQVGPTGATGPRGPRGPRGARGPRGNSSGEISS, encoded by the coding sequence ATGAGAAATTCTTTTATGAAGGCAACATCACCTTCACAGTTATATCCATTTCAACAACAGATAGATACGAGCGGAGCCCCCTACTATGAGGTACGAAAAAAAGAAGGATCCCTTTTTTTCTATACCGACCGCATGACCCTCGCTTTTACTAATGAAAAACCACTCACACTCCACTTTCTTCAGCATCAATCCAATATTAATATGAGAGGGCTACACGCCTCTCCTAACGCCAACCAATTTCGCGAACTCATCTACTATGATATATGGCCTAGCATCGACCTTTCGTTTTCACACGAAAACGACCAGTTAAAGTATACACTGACCGTTCACCCCACAGCTTCACCCTCTCATATCCGTTTCCACTATGAAGGAGCAAACGCTATCCACCTTTCCTCGGAAGGTTCATTAAACGTTTTTACACCACACGGACTTCTACGCGAACAAAAGCCCATTAGCTATCAAAAACAAGGCGACATTCGCACAACCATCCCTTCTTCCTTTCACCTCCACGAGGACTCTACTTTTGGATTCCACGTAGATAACTACGATCAGACCGTCCCTTTAATCATTGATCCCATCGTTTTTTATGCTAGTTATCTCGGAGGTAGACTAAATGAAGATGGAACTGCGATTACAGTTGATTCCGCAGGCAATGCTTATCTGACAGGTAATACATCTTCTAGTGATTTTCCCGTCACTTCTGGTGCTTTTCAAACGATCAAAGGCATTGTAACCCCCATTCAAGTCTTTGATGCTTTCATCACCAAAGTGGGGGCAAACGGTGCTTCTCTCGTCTATTCCACCTTTTTAGGCGGGCGTGCAAATGATATTGGGATAGATATCGCACTCGATTCAGATGATAATGCTTACGTAACAGGCTTAACAGGCTCCACCGATTTTCCCATCACTTCGGGCGCCTTTCAAACTCGCCCCAGTGGCTGCTTTGTTACCAAGCTTAATTCGACGGGCTCTTCCTTGGTCTACTCCACTTTCTTAGGCGGCACTGGTAATCTAGATATTGGAAATGGAATTACTGTAAATACGATGGGAAATGCATATGTTACAGGGACAGCAGACTCCTTCAATTTTCCTACTACATCAGGGGCTTTTCAAACCCAGCGCATGTTGGGGGGATCGGACGGATTTATCACGAAATTTTCTGTCGATGGAAGCTCACTCGTCTACTCCACTTTACTAGGTGGAAGGGGGATCGATGAAGCAACCGGGATTGCGATTGATGATACGGAAAATGCGTATATTTTCGGGCAGACCACTTCTTTTGATTTCCCTGTCACCAGCGGTGCTTTTCAAACAAGCAAAGCAGGAGCCATGGATACCTTTATCACCAAATTAAATTCTACAGGATCTGCGCTAATCTATTCCACATACCTAGGAGGAACAGAGAATGATTTTAGTGCGGGTATTTCCTTAGATGGCGGCAATAATGCCTATGTGATTGGTACAACAAGCTCCAGCAACTTCCCTACCACCACCAATGCCTTTCAGGATATTTTCCAAGGTGCCTCTGATGTGTTTGTCAGTAAATTAAATATGGAAGGAAGTTCATTAGTCTACTCCACGTTCTTAGGAGGGAGCGGACGCGACCGTGGTCGTCAAATCGCGGTTAACTCCTTCGGTTCGGCCTGGGTAACAGGTGTTACGTTCTCCACCAACTTTCCTGTCACACCCGATGCTTTCCAAGATAGTCGAAACGGCAACTCCGATGCCTTCATCACGCAAATCAGTTATTCAGGACAGGGTATCACGTTTTCATCTTACTTAGGAGGCAGTGGAGCCGAAGAGGGCAACGGCATTGCCCTTGATCCAGTTGGTGATGCCTATGTAACCGGATGTACTTCCTCTCAAAACTTCCCTGTCACCTTCCGTGTCTTTCAACCTAGATCCGGTGGTGACCAAGATGCCTTTGTAGCAAAGATTGGGGAGGGGCAAGTAGGGCCCACCGGGGCAACGGGTCCACGAGGACCTCGTGGACCACGTGGAGCCAGGGGGCCGCGAGGCAATAGCAGTGGTGAAATTTCTTCCTAG
- a CDS encoding SBBP repeat-containing protein, with product MHTQELQHTVTPSSKKSNNTSSIIPERDDPHSFHAHSNQISYYFLPQQWSLTLDQLQFQFQIRSDKSTSPQLAIQHFFTGNQLAPLHSPILIYKEAWTGIDLLFYFQNGHLKYDLVLAPGSNIHDIGIQVLHTDLIAITESGDLLLHSPHGMLKQPLPYSYQLSTYGKKERAVSYLLIDQHTFGFELDGEYDPSLPLVIDPILLLYSTYLGGSGTDCGLSIDVNSKQEAFVTGTTASANFPTTSGAFQTIQTGFESIFVSKFNTAGTSLLYSTLISGSEGERGVSIRVDDGGNAYVTGETTSSDFPITSGAFQTEFKGIESAYITKLSPTGSTLIYSTFLGGTETNSANSIALDSDRNAYVTGITQSRDFPVTSGAFQTRNRSALQTSFFSKLNATGTSLIYSSYLGGSNFDAGSGITVNTKKQAYIIGLTGSNDFPTTPNSFQTMLPGNNTAAYVSRVNADGSSLIYSTYLGGTGDDTGAAISLNGNDEAYVTGQTTSTNFPVTPNAIQSQLAGTQDAFVARFNQAGSTLIFSSYLGGTNTQVGSGISVDPFDNAWVVGETSSTNFPISSDAVQPTYGGGSFDAFATYLQLQANTSNRILYSTYLGGSALDQARGNANDNSGNVYITGDTQSANFPVLSRSFQTQLAGGEDGFVSKIGSPSSTIRGATGATGAIGATGATGAIGATGATGPRGPRGARGPRGKRGAIGESGA from the coding sequence ATGCACACTCAGGAACTTCAACATACCGTAACGCCTTCTTCTAAAAAAAGTAACAACACGTCATCCATAATTCCTGAAAGGGATGATCCCCACTCTTTCCACGCCCACAGCAACCAGATTTCCTATTATTTCTTGCCGCAACAGTGGTCTTTAACATTGGATCAACTACAATTCCAATTTCAAATACGATCCGATAAGTCCACCTCACCACAACTAGCTATCCAACACTTCTTCACTGGAAATCAGCTTGCTCCCTTACATTCGCCTATTCTGATTTATAAAGAAGCGTGGACAGGAATCGACCTTCTGTTCTATTTCCAAAATGGTCATCTCAAATATGATCTTGTGCTTGCCCCAGGTAGCAATATTCACGATATTGGGATCCAGGTACTCCATACCGATCTCATCGCGATAACGGAATCAGGTGACCTTCTCTTACATTCTCCCCATGGCATGCTAAAGCAGCCCCTCCCTTATAGCTACCAACTAAGCACTTACGGAAAAAAAGAGAGAGCCGTCTCCTATCTCCTTATCGATCAACATACTTTTGGCTTTGAGTTAGACGGAGAATACGACCCGTCACTTCCTCTTGTAATCGACCCCATCCTCCTCCTCTACTCCACTTACCTTGGAGGTTCGGGCACAGATTGTGGGCTAAGCATAGACGTTAACTCAAAGCAGGAAGCTTTCGTCACGGGGACAACAGCATCAGCAAACTTTCCCACCACATCAGGTGCCTTTCAAACCATACAGACAGGCTTTGAAAGCATTTTTGTCAGTAAATTTAATACAGCCGGCACCTCTTTACTTTATTCCACACTCATTAGTGGAAGTGAAGGAGAACGCGGTGTAAGCATCCGTGTTGATGATGGTGGAAATGCCTATGTTACTGGTGAAACCACTTCATCCGATTTCCCCATAACCTCAGGCGCTTTTCAAACGGAATTTAAAGGCATCGAGAGCGCATATATTACCAAACTTTCCCCAACTGGATCTACACTGATCTACTCTACTTTCCTCGGGGGGACTGAAACCAATAGTGCCAACTCCATTGCCCTTGATTCTGACCGAAATGCTTATGTAACTGGGATTACACAGTCAAGGGATTTTCCGGTTACCTCAGGTGCCTTTCAAACACGAAATCGCTCTGCCCTGCAAACCTCCTTTTTCTCCAAGCTAAATGCTACAGGAACCAGTTTGATTTACTCCAGCTACTTAGGAGGTAGTAACTTTGATGCGGGTTCAGGAATCACTGTCAACACAAAGAAACAAGCATATATTATCGGCTTAACAGGCTCAAACGACTTTCCGACGACACCTAATTCCTTTCAAACTATGCTTCCTGGGAACAATACGGCTGCCTATGTTAGCAGAGTAAATGCAGATGGCTCTTCCCTTATTTACTCCACTTATCTCGGTGGAACAGGGGATGATACTGGTGCTGCTATCTCTTTAAACGGCAATGACGAAGCGTATGTCACGGGACAAACGACGTCGACCAACTTTCCCGTTACTCCTAATGCCATTCAATCCCAGCTTGCAGGTACGCAAGACGCCTTTGTTGCTCGTTTTAATCAAGCTGGATCCACCCTGATCTTTTCTTCCTATTTAGGAGGAACAAACACTCAGGTGGGATCTGGCATCTCTGTTGACCCTTTCGACAATGCCTGGGTTGTAGGTGAAACGAGTTCCACCAACTTCCCTATCAGTTCCGACGCTGTGCAACCAACTTATGGTGGTGGGAGTTTTGATGCCTTTGCCACCTATCTACAGCTCCAAGCTAACACGAGTAATCGCATTCTCTATTCCACCTATCTGGGTGGATCAGCGTTAGATCAAGCAAGAGGAAACGCGAACGATAACAGTGGGAACGTCTATATTACCGGTGATACCCAATCGGCCAACTTCCCTGTGCTCTCCCGTTCCTTCCAAACCCAACTCGCGGGGGGAGAAGATGGATTTGTATCCAAAATCGGCTCACCTTCCTCTACCATTCGTGGGGCGACTGGAGCGACTGGAGCTATTGGGGCGACTGGAGCGACTGGAGCTATTGGGGCGACTGGAGCAACTGGTCCACGAGGACCACGAGGAGCACGGGGACCACGGGGAAAACGAGGAGCGATCGGAGAATCTGGTGCTTAA
- a CDS encoding NADP-dependent oxidoreductase codes for MSKTNRQIIFAERPVGMPNDSTFRLEESTIPEATEGTFVVQTLYLSVDPYMRGRMRDAKSYIEPFAVNEPLNGGIVARVIQSKHPEYKEGDIVSGMMPWQDYSLTDGSNVLGKLDPELAPISTALGILGMPGLTAYFGLLDIGNPKEGETVVVSGAAGAVGSVVGQIAKIKGCRVVGIAGSDEKNAYLKELGFDHVINYKTENVAAALKESCPDGVDVYFDNVGGEISDAVFALINKFARLIICGQISMYNATKPDIGVRPQVGLIQKSALMKGFVVSDYQDRSLEGITQLATWLREGKLTYRESIVDGLENAPSAFLGLFKGENIGKQLVKVAE; via the coding sequence ATGAGCAAAACCAATCGTCAAATTATTTTCGCTGAGCGTCCAGTAGGTATGCCAAACGATTCTACTTTCCGTTTGGAAGAATCCACAATCCCTGAGGCAACCGAAGGTACTTTTGTCGTGCAAACTCTTTATCTTTCTGTCGATCCCTATATGCGTGGGCGGATGAGAGATGCGAAATCGTATATCGAACCATTCGCCGTAAATGAGCCTCTTAATGGTGGTATCGTCGCACGCGTGATCCAATCCAAGCATCCAGAATATAAAGAAGGGGACATTGTAAGTGGGATGATGCCATGGCAAGATTACTCGCTTACCGATGGCTCCAATGTACTGGGAAAACTAGATCCTGAACTCGCTCCTATCAGTACCGCTCTTGGCATCCTCGGTATGCCTGGGCTAACCGCTTACTTCGGCTTACTTGACATCGGTAATCCGAAAGAAGGGGAAACGGTCGTCGTCTCAGGTGCCGCTGGTGCTGTCGGTAGTGTAGTTGGACAAATTGCCAAGATCAAAGGATGTAGAGTAGTAGGCATCGCTGGTTCCGATGAGAAGAACGCATACTTAAAGGAATTAGGCTTTGATCATGTGATCAACTATAAAACAGAAAATGTAGCCGCTGCACTAAAAGAATCATGTCCAGATGGTGTCGATGTATACTTTGATAACGTGGGGGGAGAGATCAGCGATGCCGTCTTCGCACTTATTAATAAGTTCGCTCGCCTTATCATCTGTGGTCAAATCTCTATGTACAACGCTACCAAGCCTGACATTGGGGTACGTCCACAAGTAGGGCTTATTCAAAAGAGTGCCTTGATGAAAGGCTTTGTCGTCAGCGACTATCAAGATCGTTCGCTTGAAGGCATCACGCAATTAGCTACCTGGTTACGTGAAGGAAAGTTAACCTATCGTGAATCGATTGTAGATGGATTGGAAAACGCTCCCTCTGCTTTCCTCGGTCTCTTCAAAGGGGAGAATATCGGGAAGCAACTCGTCAAAGTGGCAGAGTAA
- a CDS encoding response regulator transcription factor, whose protein sequence is MATILLVEDDETLAMGLQFALQNEGQEVRVATRMEEGWQQVQSCCYDLILLDVTLPDGDGFMLCRKIREISSVPILFLTAREEEVHVVRGLDLGGDDYITKPFRLRELLSRIHAALRRSQTVEQQVRSVQYESDGLVLDTEQHRVMKNGITLELTPIEYKLLLFLFQHRGQVISRSVMLEKIWDVEGDFIDNNTLSVHIRRLREKIEEDVKQPSYIHTVRGVGYRFV, encoded by the coding sequence ATGGCTACGATTTTATTGGTTGAAGATGATGAAACTTTGGCGATGGGTTTACAATTCGCCCTCCAGAACGAAGGCCAGGAAGTAAGAGTAGCGACAAGAATGGAGGAAGGATGGCAACAAGTGCAATCTTGTTGTTACGATCTGATCTTACTAGACGTTACGTTGCCGGATGGAGATGGGTTTATGTTGTGTAGAAAGATTAGGGAGATCAGTTCTGTCCCCATTCTATTTCTAACGGCACGGGAGGAAGAAGTGCATGTTGTGAGGGGATTAGATTTAGGGGGCGATGATTACATCACCAAACCATTTCGCTTGCGTGAATTGCTCTCGCGTATCCATGCAGCCCTACGGCGTAGTCAAACAGTGGAGCAGCAGGTACGCAGTGTCCAATATGAAAGCGATGGTTTGGTATTGGACACTGAGCAACACCGGGTTATGAAGAACGGGATTACATTGGAACTGACGCCAATAGAATATAAGTTGCTCCTTTTTTTGTTTCAACACCGGGGGCAAGTGATTTCGCGCTCCGTTATGTTAGAAAAGATATGGGACGTAGAAGGGGATTTTATTGATAATAATACGCTGTCTGTTCATATTCGGCGCCTGCGCGAAAAAATTGAAGAGGATGTGAAGCAGCCTTCTTATATTCATACGGTTAGAGGTGTGGGGTATCGCTTTGTTTAG
- a CDS encoding sensor histidine kinase KdpD, with protein sequence MESFLQNPEIRRLTWKVLLIQTLCMLVLGGWMNHEADQLKQDWIKQQTALLGKVLLEYPELERDMVPLITDEVTTAEWKQGEQIAQRYGLEIGLALEKAPFFRELEIATVETITIGILSTFILLLFIYDEFLRGFKEMRLMTTRVEQAVEGKFPSMRKWRSMEEGELARLTYQLDHMMERMKHMVTALEQEKQFLQSFLSDISHQLKTPLASLTLMVELLQKPELKREQQANFLSKMDGQLQRMEWLIVTLLHTAKLEAGAIKLEQKQTDVVATLMESLSYVAVELEQKEIIVEIEKKEKEVLLIHDAYWLAEAFSNVLKNAIEHSSFAQRIVITITESPIVTEIAVGDEGRGIAKQDLPYLFRRFYKAQHARADSVGIGLSLAQAIVQRHQGEIRVDSQVGVGTTVTFVFYKHLSKLTKS encoded by the coding sequence ATGGAATCTTTTTTACAAAATCCAGAGATTCGGCGCCTTACATGGAAAGTTTTGCTGATACAGACGCTCTGCATGCTGGTACTAGGTGGGTGGATGAATCATGAAGCAGATCAATTGAAGCAAGATTGGATCAAGCAGCAGACTGCGTTATTAGGAAAAGTACTATTAGAGTATCCTGAGCTGGAAAGGGATATGGTTCCTCTTATTACTGATGAAGTGACTACAGCAGAATGGAAGCAGGGAGAGCAAATTGCCCAGCGATATGGGCTAGAGATCGGGCTCGCGTTAGAAAAAGCTCCGTTTTTTAGGGAGTTGGAAATTGCAACAGTGGAGACGATTACGATTGGAATCTTAAGCACGTTCATCTTGCTCCTTTTCATCTATGACGAGTTTCTCCGCGGCTTTAAGGAGATGAGGCTTATGACGACACGTGTAGAGCAGGCAGTGGAGGGGAAGTTCCCAAGCATGCGTAAGTGGCGAAGTATGGAAGAAGGGGAGCTGGCGCGTCTCACTTATCAATTGGATCATATGATGGAGCGCATGAAGCATATGGTTACTGCACTAGAGCAAGAGAAGCAGTTTTTGCAATCATTTCTTTCCGATATCTCTCATCAGTTGAAAACACCGCTGGCTTCTTTAACGCTCATGGTAGAGCTTTTACAGAAGCCTGAATTAAAAAGGGAACAGCAGGCTAATTTCCTCTCTAAGATGGATGGTCAACTCCAACGGATGGAATGGCTGATCGTTACTCTACTACATACCGCTAAGTTAGAGGCAGGTGCAATCAAGTTAGAACAGAAGCAGACAGATGTGGTGGCGACATTAATGGAATCACTTTCCTATGTAGCAGTAGAGTTGGAGCAAAAAGAGATAATAGTAGAAATCGAAAAGAAAGAAAAAGAAGTGTTACTGATTCACGATGCCTATTGGTTAGCGGAAGCATTTTCCAATGTACTGAAAAATGCGATAGAACACTCGTCATTTGCGCAACGTATTGTGATTACGATAACGGAGTCACCTATAGTTACGGAAATTGCGGTTGGTGATGAAGGAAGGGGAATTGCCAAACAAGATCTTCCCTATCTCTTCCGTCGATTTTACAAGGCGCAGCATGCACGAGCGGATAGTGTAGGGATCGGGCTATCGTTAGCGCAAGCGATTGTACAGCGGCATCAAGGTGAAATTCGAGTTGATAGTCAAGTAGGAGTGGGTACAACGGTTACCTTTGTTTTCTACAAGCATCTATCTAAGCTTACAAAATCGTAA
- a CDS encoding ABC transporter ATP-binding protein — protein sequence MGKIETIGLHKSYGEREAKVCALSDVNLKIEQGEFVAVVGASGSGKSTLLHMLGGLDHPTSGQVRVSGTLLNQLNEDELAIFRRRQVGFIFQFYNLIPILDVEENIRLPLLLDHKWKDKPYIDELMELLGLMERKHHLPSQLSGGQQQRVAIGRALAYKPAILLADEPTGNLDTKSTDEVMELLHLTSQRYNQTVILITHDLDIASQTERVLTMQDGMIVQDEVMRG from the coding sequence ATGGGGAAGATTGAAACGATCGGACTACATAAATCTTATGGGGAACGAGAGGCGAAGGTATGCGCCTTAAGTGATGTCAATTTGAAAATCGAGCAAGGTGAATTTGTTGCGGTTGTGGGAGCTAGTGGTTCGGGAAAAAGCACACTTTTACATATGTTAGGCGGATTAGATCACCCAACATCAGGGCAAGTGCGTGTGAGTGGAACATTACTTAATCAATTGAATGAAGACGAGCTGGCGATTTTTCGTCGCCGTCAGGTAGGGTTTATATTTCAATTCTATAATTTGATTCCAATATTAGATGTGGAAGAAAATATCCGACTTCCATTACTTCTTGATCACAAGTGGAAAGATAAACCGTATATTGATGAATTGATGGAGTTGTTGGGGTTAATGGAACGAAAGCATCATCTCCCTTCACAGTTATCAGGAGGACAACAACAACGAGTCGCCATCGGGCGTGCTTTAGCATATAAACCAGCTATTCTCTTAGCTGACGAACCGACTGGGAACTTAGATACGAAAAGTACGGATGAAGTAATGGAATTATTACATCTGACTTCACAGCGCTACAATCAGACTGTTATCTTGATCACTCATGATTTAGATATTGCCTCACAAACAGAACGCGTCCTTACGATGCAAGACGGAATGATTGTGCAAGATGAGGTGATGAGAGGATGA